GAGGCCCGTGTACGCGAAGGGGTTTCCCAGGCCCAGCTGGCAAAGCGGGCCAATGTAACCCAGCAGCAGTTGTCCAAGGTCGAGAACGGCATAAACTGCAATATGACGACCTTTCTGCGGGTCTGCAATGCATTAAAATTAAAATTTGAACTGGTTTAGCCAATTACAGTAAAAAGCCCTGACGATCTCTCGTCAGGGCTTTTTACTTGGGTCCTAAATCTAGAACGAATCGTAATACGCCAGTTTCACTGTTCTGCCGATCCTGCCGGCATCGGTGTCTTGCTCTCCGTTTCGCAGGACATTCTTCAGGTCGGCCTCCAGCATCAAGCGGTTGCTGAACAGCCAGCGTAAACCCACGTTCAGGTAGCCGTAGCCTTCACCGTACTGGTCGTCGTTGACGTTGTCGTTAAACGCCCCGTCATATTCGGCGATCATCCATAATTCGGGGTTCAGCGATTTCTCCAAGCCGACGTAAAAATCAACTTCATTGTCCTCGCTGTGCCTTTCTTCCAGACTGTAGCTGGCTCCGCCGTGAAAGGCCAGGGTGCCCAGGAATTTGTAGTTCTTGCTGGCTGCGGCGTAAAAACCGCGGGACTTGATGAAGTAGCGGCTTCCGGCCCAGTAGCCGAAGCCCTGGTTGTCAAAGCCCAGCGCGATGGCCGGCATGGCATAGCTCTCGTCAAAGATGCGGTACTTGATCTGAAAACCAGGCTGGGGGTTCCAGTTGATGTTTCCGTATCCGATGATATTATCCCCGCCGTACGAGAAACCCAGATTCAGGCGGTCAAAAAGGCCGAAGCTCAGCCCGAATAGCAGGCCGCCTACCGGTTGCATCCGCAGATTTACAGAGTATTGGGCCCGGTTCAAAGTGCCGGCGGTGGGCATGTCCACCAACTGCTCGAACTGCAGGGCCAGGCAGGGCAAAGCTGCCAGCAATAGCAGGGAAGATACAAGCAATATCCGTAATGTTTTCATATTCCCTCTTATAAATTGTGTGTATGCTTTAGGACTATACAATATATAGCGATTATATAACAAAAATAGCCGAAAAATCAAGCAAAATCGGCAAAAAACTGGAAAACCTTTTCCCACTAAAACTTGTCCTGAGCAGTGCCGAAGGATGCACGAAAAGCCACTAAAAGGTTTATTTTAGTGACTTGTAGTGAGCAGGGAAACATTTCCCCCCGCTTGCGCGCCAAAGCGCTTCAGCGCGCAGGCACGAAACACACGAAAAACCGCAAAAACCCAGCTTTTTTATTAAGTGCTTGTTAGTGGGCAGGGTATTCGGTGTTCCGTAGGGGTCATAGGACTCTACTCGCTTTGGCCGTTGCGCTGGTAGTTGTTTCTCTTGCGGGGCGGGGCCGGGTTCCATTTGCCGCCCAGTTTAAAGTACGGGCCCTGGAGCAGTTCGGCCAGCCCGGTGAACAACTGATGTTCCACTTTCACTTTGATGTTCTTGGGCTTGATCTTCACCGGCAGGCCGTTCTCCCCCTTAACCGAGAATACCACCGGGCAGTTCCCGGGGTGCCCGTCCAACAGTTTGGTCAAGGCCTGGTTGAATTTCTGATCCAGCTGGTCCTCTTCCAGGGAGATCTCCAAAAACTCCACCAGCTTTCCGCTGGCCTGCTCCAGCGGGAACAGGTCGGCCACCACTAGTTTGGGATACTCATTTTCCTTGGTGGAAACGCTGCCGGCCACCAGCACCAGGGTGTCCTCTTTTATGAACTCCCGCTTGCTTTCGAACAGGTCGGCAAAGACCACTATTTCGCAAAAACCGGTCAGATCCTCCAGGCTGACGAATCCCATGGGCTTTGAACCTTTGGGGGTGTAGATCTTGAAACTGGAGATCAGCCCGCCCACTATCACCTGGTCGTTGTCGTCCAGCTCGGCCAGCTGGCTGATGGTGTGGGTGGCCAGGCTTTTCAACTCGGCGGTGTGCTTCTCCAAAGGATGCCCCGAAAGATAGAATCCCAGAGACTCCTTCTCGTAGACCAGAAAGGCCTTGCGGTCGATGGGATGGGGGGCTTTGGCCGGGGCCGCCTGAGCCTTGGCTGCGGCCGGAGGGACTGACGCTCCGGCGTCAAACATCAGGGTTTGGCCCTTCATCTGATCCTCCCGGGCCTGGGCCGCCCGGATCATCAGGTCGTCCAGCTTTTCCAGCAGGGCGGTGCGGTCGGGGTCCAGGCTGTCGAAACAGCCTGCCTTGATAAGGCTCTCCAAAGCCTTGCGGTTGACCAGCCGGGCGTCGGCCTGCTCCAATACCTGTTCTATGGAACCGAAATCGCCGTTGGCCTGGCGGGCCTTGATGACCGACTCCACCGCCGAGGAACCCACGTTCTTGACCACTCCCATCCCCAGCCGGATGGACTTCTCCTCCGGGGCGTAGGCATAGAGGCTTTTGTTGATATCCGGGGGCAGCAGGGCCAGCTTGGACTCGCGGCAGTTGGCCATGAAGGCCATGGTCTTGGCGGTGTCGCCCATCACGCTGGTCAGCAGGGCGGCCATGTATTCCAATGGATGGTGGGCCTTGAGATAGGCGGTCTGGTAGGCCAGCACCGCGTAGCCGGCGGCGTGGGACTTGTTGAAGCCGTAGCCGGCGAACTTGGCCAGGGTGTCGAATATCTTCTCGGCCTTTTCCTTGGGTATCTTGTTGACGGCGTGGCAGCCCTTGATGAAGGCCGGGCGCTGTTTTTCCAGGTCCTCCTGCTTCTTCTTGCTGATGGCCTTGAGCATCAGATACCCCGCGCCCAGGCTGTAGCCGGCCAGGGCCTGCACCGCCTGCATCACCTGCTCCTGGTAGATCATCACCCCGTAGGTGTCCCGGCAGATGGGCTCCAGCAGGGGATGCTCGAACTCGATCTTCTCCTGGCCGTTCTTGCGCTTGAGGAAATCCTCGATCAGGTCCATGGGGCCGGGACGGAACAGGGAGATGATGGCGATCAGGTCCTCGATGGAGGCGGTCTTGAACCTGACGGTCAGGTCCCGCATCCCCGCCGATTCCAGCTGGAACAGGCCGATGGTGTCGCCCCGCCGCAGCAGTTCAAAGGTCAGGGCGTCGTCGTAGGGGATCTTTTCGATGTCTATCTTAACGTCCTTGGCGGCCAGCATCTCCAGGGTCTGCTCGATCACGGTCAGGTTGCGGAGGCCCAGAAAATCCATCTTCAGCAGGCCGCATTTCTCCAGCCAGCCCATGTCGAACTGGGTGGAGATGTCTCCGGTCTTGGGGCTCTTGAATAGGGGCAGGTAGTCGGTCAGCCGGCCGGGGGTGATCACCACTCCGGCGGCGTGGGTGGAGGCATTGCGGATCCGGCCCTCCACCGCCTGGGCCACCTCTAGCACTTCCACGAACCGGGGATCGGATTTTATCAGTTTCACCAGGTCGGGGGTGGTCTTCAGCGACTCGGCGATGGTCTTGCCGAAGGGGATCAGCTTGGCCAGCCGGTCGGCCTCGCTGTAGGCCAGCTTGTAGGCCCGGGCCACGTCCCGGATGGCCGCCTTGGCCTGCATGGTGCCGAAGGTGATGATCTGGCAGACGCTGTCCTTGCCGTATTTCTCGATCACATAGTCTATCATCCGGTCCCGCTTGTTGTCGCCGAAGTCGATGTCGATGTCGGGCATGCTTATCCGCTCGGGGTTCAGGAAACGCTCGAACAGCAGGTGGTATTGCAGGGGATCGACATCGGTAATGCCCAGGCTGTAAAGCACCAGGCTGCCCACCGCCGAGCCGCGGCCCGGGCCCACCGGGATCTGGCTCTTTTTGGCATAATCCACGAAATCCTTGACCACCAGGAAGTATCCGGCAAAGTTCATCTTTTCGATGATCTCCAGCTCCCGCAACAAACGATCCCGCTGGCCGGGGGTGGGCTGGCCGAACCTTTTGCCCAGTCCGGTCTCGGCCAGGTGCTTAAGGTAAGCGTTCTGGCTGGGAAATTCCGCCGGCACATTGAAATGGGGCAGGTGCAGCTTGCCGCAGGTCAGCTGGTCCAGGGTCAGGTTGCAGCGCTCGGCAATGGCCACGGTGTTCTCCAGCGCTCCGGGGATGTGGCCGAAAAGCTTGACCATCTCCTCGGGTGAGCGGAAATAA
This genomic stretch from bacterium harbors:
- a CDS encoding helix-turn-helix transcriptional regulator, whose protein sequence is MKTFRNYLNQALKDKEFAKIYAEERELVVIALKVHEARVREGVSQAQLAKRANVTQQQLSKVENGINCNMTTFLRVCNALKLKFELV
- a CDS encoding YjbH domain-containing protein codes for the protein MKTLRILLVSSLLLLAALPCLALQFEQLVDMPTAGTLNRAQYSVNLRMQPVGGLLFGLSFGLFDRLNLGFSYGGDNIIGYGNINWNPQPGFQIKYRIFDESYAMPAIALGFDNQGFGYWAGSRYFIKSRGFYAAASKNYKFLGTLAFHGGASYSLEERHSEDNEVDFYVGLEKSLNPELWMIAEYDGAFNDNVNDDQYGEGYGYLNVGLRWLFSNRLMLEADLKNVLRNGEQDTDAGRIGRTVKLAYYDSF
- a CDS encoding DNA polymerase III subunit alpha; protein product: MPHTRFAHLHVHTEYSILDGLIPVKDLIAKAVQYKLPALAITDHGNMFGALDFYTQARSAGIKPIIGIETYVAPKGRTDHALAETDDTSYHLLLLARNEKGYKNLLVLSSLAYLEGFYRKPRIDKELLSQHAEGLVALSACTKGEIPQALLKGDKEKAKAAALFYKDLFGPDFYLEIQDHGMEDEKVINPGLIALSQELGIGLVATNDVHYLEAKDAKVHDVLLCIQTGTTLDDEKRLKFSNQSFYFRSPEEMVKLFGHIPGALENTVAIAERCNLTLDQLTCGKLHLPHFNVPAEFPSQNAYLKHLAETGLGKRFGQPTPGQRDRLLRELEIIEKMNFAGYFLVVKDFVDYAKKSQIPVGPGRGSAVGSLVLYSLGITDVDPLQYHLLFERFLNPERISMPDIDIDFGDNKRDRMIDYVIEKYGKDSVCQIITFGTMQAKAAIRDVARAYKLAYSEADRLAKLIPFGKTIAESLKTTPDLVKLIKSDPRFVEVLEVAQAVEGRIRNASTHAAGVVITPGRLTDYLPLFKSPKTGDISTQFDMGWLEKCGLLKMDFLGLRNLTVIEQTLEMLAAKDVKIDIEKIPYDDALTFELLRRGDTIGLFQLESAGMRDLTVRFKTASIEDLIAIISLFRPGPMDLIEDFLKRKNGQEKIEFEHPLLEPICRDTYGVMIYQEQVMQAVQALAGYSLGAGYLMLKAISKKKQEDLEKQRPAFIKGCHAVNKIPKEKAEKIFDTLAKFAGYGFNKSHAAGYAVLAYQTAYLKAHHPLEYMAALLTSVMGDTAKTMAFMANCRESKLALLPPDINKSLYAYAPEEKSIRLGMGVVKNVGSSAVESVIKARQANGDFGSIEQVLEQADARLVNRKALESLIKAGCFDSLDPDRTALLEKLDDLMIRAAQAREDQMKGQTLMFDAGASVPPAAAKAQAAPAKAPHPIDRKAFLVYEKESLGFYLSGHPLEKHTAELKSLATHTISQLAELDDNDQVIVGGLISSFKIYTPKGSKPMGFVSLEDLTGFCEIVVFADLFESKREFIKEDTLVLVAGSVSTKENEYPKLVVADLFPLEQASGKLVEFLEISLEEDQLDQKFNQALTKLLDGHPGNCPVVFSVKGENGLPVKIKPKNIKVKVEHQLFTGLAELLQGPYFKLGGKWNPAPPRKRNNYQRNGQSE